The Sphingomonas sp. So64.6b genome includes a region encoding these proteins:
- a CDS encoding DUF3422 domain-containing protein translates to MTQAPGFTEHPQRREVVGEMHLRRFPEFVLPAQLVQLVRIVDRRENSEEQLAVAALPGLCDTTSERHREGRWSPDVGASWERHSEASTVTVTMVGTAARGVGWDRPPTSDAAAALRWAETVPGSVIRATRLIVVASDEDARSPVDAARFRQSHLVSCHVAGGARIWSDFQIHEDGYGRIVIAANTLPTTEVISCVQRLQELGNYRNLALIGLAAARAAWTALDEIEMALSETGRALRNGKHRDDDLLAALTAHSERLLSIAAETDFRMSATAAYAEIAAERLQELQPQPIKGFQSLTDFTSRRFNPAVRTCTSLSRRLALLNGRASQFTSLLRTRIDTHIENQNARLLASMERSTRMQLRLQHVVEGLSAVAISYYLLGLIAYPIKAAEHVLGGISSTSVLGLAAPLIVLVVWAGLQIMRRRLFSEGDRP, encoded by the coding sequence ATGACACAGGCACCGGGCTTCACCGAACATCCGCAGCGTCGGGAAGTCGTCGGCGAAATGCACCTTCGGCGTTTTCCCGAATTCGTGCTGCCGGCGCAACTCGTTCAGCTCGTACGCATCGTCGATCGCCGTGAGAATTCAGAAGAGCAGCTGGCTGTAGCCGCTCTTCCCGGCCTGTGTGACACGACAAGCGAGCGGCATCGGGAAGGCCGCTGGTCGCCAGACGTCGGCGCATCGTGGGAACGGCACAGCGAGGCGAGTACGGTGACGGTGACGATGGTCGGAACGGCCGCGCGTGGCGTCGGCTGGGATCGCCCTCCCACCTCCGACGCTGCCGCCGCGCTCAGATGGGCGGAAACGGTGCCCGGTTCGGTGATCCGTGCAACCCGGCTCATCGTCGTGGCGAGCGACGAGGACGCCCGGTCCCCGGTGGATGCCGCCCGTTTCCGACAATCACACCTGGTTTCCTGTCATGTCGCGGGGGGCGCGCGGATCTGGAGTGACTTCCAGATTCATGAGGACGGTTACGGCCGTATAGTGATTGCGGCAAACACCTTGCCCACGACCGAGGTGATTAGCTGCGTCCAGCGTCTCCAGGAGTTGGGGAATTATCGCAATCTCGCTCTAATCGGACTGGCGGCAGCACGGGCCGCGTGGACCGCATTAGACGAAATCGAAATGGCGTTGAGCGAAACCGGACGGGCGCTACGGAATGGCAAACACCGAGACGATGATTTGCTGGCGGCCCTGACGGCGCACAGCGAACGCCTGCTCTCGATCGCGGCCGAAACGGACTTCCGCATGAGCGCCACGGCCGCTTATGCCGAGATCGCCGCGGAACGGCTGCAGGAGCTGCAGCCGCAACCGATCAAAGGTTTTCAGTCTCTGACCGATTTTACGAGCCGTCGGTTCAATCCCGCGGTACGAACCTGTACATCACTGTCGCGACGCCTTGCGCTATTGAACGGACGAGCCTCGCAATTCACCAGCCTGTTGCGCACGCGCATCGACACCCATATCGAAAACCAGAATGCGCGGCTGCTCGCATCGATGGAACGCAGCACGCGTATGCAGCTACGCCTTCAACATGTCGTGGAGGGACTGTCTGCGGTAGCGATCAGCTATTATCTGCTTGGGTTGATTGCCTATCCGATCAAGGCGGCGGAGCATGTGTTAGGCGGCATCTCGTCGACGTCCGTGCTTGGACTCGCCGCACCCCTTATCGTCCTCGTCGTCTGGGCAGGACTCCAGATCATGCGGCGGCGACTGTTCAGTGAAGGTGATAGGCCTTAA
- a CDS encoding sarcosine oxidase subunit gamma family protein, which translates to MAETMHRPVVISEIVPPRLTVLRLRRPSNDDLARIGALIGTALPTDPNQARDGAVRVIWMGPDEWLIVGDTAPTSAIEEAATHAAAALCVSVGDGRCVFEVTGPAAADLIAKGTSLDLHRTLSAADRSAMTLFAQTNVIIDRPPGLDGYRLIFDFSVRDYLRFWFADAVIEFG; encoded by the coding sequence ATGGCTGAGACGATGCATCGACCCGTTGTCATCAGCGAGATCGTGCCGCCCCGGCTTACGGTCTTGCGCTTGCGGCGCCCTTCGAACGATGACCTCGCGCGAATTGGCGCGCTGATCGGAACCGCGCTTCCGACGGATCCGAACCAAGCAAGGGACGGCGCGGTGCGCGTCATCTGGATGGGCCCTGACGAATGGCTGATCGTCGGCGACACGGCGCCGACCAGCGCAATCGAGGAGGCCGCCACGCACGCCGCGGCGGCGCTGTGCGTCAGCGTCGGCGACGGCCGCTGCGTTTTCGAGGTCACCGGTCCTGCGGCGGCCGACCTGATCGCTAAGGGCACGTCGCTCGACCTTCACCGGACGCTGTCCGCAGCAGACCGGTCTGCGATGACGTTGTTTGCGCAAACCAATGTGATCATCGATCGGCCGCCGGGCCTCGACGGGTACCGCCTGATCTTCGATTTCAGCGTCCGCGACTATCTCCGATTTTGGTTTGCCGACGCCGTCATAGAGTTCGGCTGA
- a CDS encoding alpha/beta hydrolase-fold protein, with product MESGLSLTAVLGATQLDAGVAHARMGEQTREKTSPWALRNSEAFEFRSRAVGDTMAVGVWSNVKPGPSGSDAKPVPFELVYVLDGSFALAVAAATCRLLTADLVNPGFPPILLVGLDYPEDRPNARTRDYTMKDSVPAYMGKLLGAGTPQTTPGGADQFLEFLESELDPFIRSKYNIKEGPAGIIGDSFGGTFTFYAFLRQSRLFNRYWLGSPGIFETATDYVAQFEKGLKGAIVHPTKMFLSSGTKEMAGGVSFYEEIGRSFNRIVSSLRKNPSNDLTWSAKTYDGYTHTSVLIPALNDALLYLYGKNRA from the coding sequence ATGGAGAGCGGACTGAGCCTGACGGCTGTGCTTGGTGCAACGCAGCTCGATGCTGGTGTGGCGCACGCAAGGATGGGTGAGCAGACCAGGGAAAAAACTTCTCCCTGGGCTCTCCGGAACAGTGAGGCGTTCGAATTTCGATCGAGAGCGGTTGGCGACACGATGGCAGTTGGTGTCTGGTCCAACGTCAAGCCAGGTCCATCGGGTTCGGATGCCAAGCCGGTGCCGTTCGAATTAGTCTATGTACTCGATGGGTCATTCGCCCTTGCGGTCGCCGCAGCGACTTGCAGGCTGCTGACCGCCGATCTGGTCAATCCCGGATTCCCACCGATCTTGTTGGTCGGGCTCGACTATCCCGAGGATAGGCCGAACGCGCGCACCCGCGATTATACCATGAAGGATTCAGTCCCCGCATATATGGGCAAGTTGCTGGGAGCGGGGACCCCGCAGACGACCCCGGGCGGCGCCGATCAGTTCCTTGAGTTTCTGGAGAGCGAACTGGATCCGTTCATACGCTCCAAGTATAATATAAAAGAAGGCCCGGCAGGGATAATCGGCGACTCATTCGGTGGAACCTTCACCTTCTACGCGTTTCTGCGTCAGTCCAGGCTCTTCAATAGATACTGGCTGGGAAGCCCAGGTATATTCGAGACCGCGACCGACTATGTCGCGCAGTTCGAAAAGGGTCTCAAAGGCGCAATTGTCCACCCGACCAAAATGTTCCTTTCGAGCGGAACCAAGGAGATGGCCGGAGGGGTCAGCTTCTATGAAGAGATCGGTAGAAGCTTCAACAGGATTGTAAGTTCCTTGCGGAAAAACCCCTCCAACGACCTGACTTGGTCGGCTAAGACTTACGACGGCTACACGCATACCTCCGTTCTTATCCCGGCTTTAAACGATGCTCTGCTCTATCTCTACGGCAAGAACCGCGCATAA
- the purU gene encoding formyltetrahydrofolate deformylase yields MSDILHILTLSCPDQPGIVSRVTGILFEAGANIREAGQFEDEETANFFMRVLFTLAEDKLPMLSVRFRELAEGDGMNWSIRPLEARRKVLLLVSKFDHCLADLLYRWRIGEMAMDVVGIVSNHPLATFAGLDLGGVPFHHFPVTRDTKAQQEARIKAVVTESGAELIVLARYMQILSDDLAAFLSGRCINIHHSFLPGFKGAKPYHQAHARGVKMIGATAHYVTADLDEGPIIAQDVEQISHADSPEALVRKGRDIERRVLARAVRHHLADRVLLNGEKTVVFTD; encoded by the coding sequence ATGAGCGACATCCTGCATATCCTGACCTTGTCCTGTCCCGATCAACCGGGGATCGTTAGTCGGGTGACGGGCATACTCTTCGAAGCCGGTGCAAACATCCGCGAGGCTGGCCAGTTTGAGGATGAAGAGACCGCCAATTTCTTCATGCGCGTGCTGTTCACGCTCGCCGAGGACAAGCTTCCGATGCTTTCGGTGCGGTTCCGCGAACTTGCCGAAGGCGATGGGATGAACTGGTCAATCCGCCCGTTGGAGGCGCGCCGCAAAGTCCTGCTCCTCGTTTCCAAGTTCGATCACTGCCTCGCCGACCTTCTCTATCGCTGGCGCATCGGCGAGATGGCGATGGACGTCGTGGGTATCGTATCGAACCACCCGCTCGCGACGTTCGCAGGGCTCGATCTCGGCGGGGTGCCGTTCCATCATTTTCCAGTCACGCGCGATACCAAGGCCCAGCAAGAGGCTCGCATCAAGGCGGTGGTCACCGAAAGCGGCGCCGAGTTGATCGTGCTCGCTCGCTATATGCAGATTTTGTCGGACGATCTGGCGGCATTCCTGTCGGGGCGATGCATCAACATCCATCATAGTTTTCTGCCGGGCTTCAAGGGCGCAAAGCCCTACCACCAAGCGCATGCCCGCGGCGTTAAAATGATCGGCGCGACCGCGCATTATGTGACAGCCGACCTCGATGAAGGCCCGATTATCGCGCAGGATGTCGAACAGATCAGCCACGCCGATTCCCCCGAAGCGCTCGTCCGCAAGGGTCGCGATATCGAGCGGCGAGTGCTCGCCCGGGCCGTCCGCCACCACCTGGCCGACCGTGTGCTGCTGAACGGCGAGAAAACCGTCGTATTCACGGACTGA
- the folD gene encoding bifunctional methylenetetrahydrofolate dehydrogenase/methenyltetrahydrofolate cyclohydrolase FolD produces the protein MATIIDGKAIAAAIFAEVASGVGEMAAAGVGLPGLAVVLVGEDPASIVYVGRKLAHTRKAGFQSFEHRLPAETNEVDLLELIEQLNANPMVNGILVQLPLPPHIRANRILDAIEPLKDVDGFHPVNVGRLSIGTEGLVPCTPLGCMLLLETVIEDFRGLKAVVIGKSNIVGKPVAMLLLERECTVTVTHIATRGLPEIVRSADIVVAAAGSPGLVRGDWVKPGAVVIDVGINRIGTPGIDSRLVGDTAFVELGHAAAITPVPGGVGPMTVACLLRNTLIAAKKQQRSALPGDGRQKRLVSLT, from the coding sequence ATGGCGACGATTATCGATGGAAAGGCGATCGCTGCGGCGATCTTCGCCGAAGTCGCCTCCGGCGTCGGCGAAATGGCGGCGGCCGGCGTCGGCCTGCCTGGGCTGGCCGTGGTCCTGGTGGGCGAAGACCCCGCCAGTATCGTCTATGTGGGCCGCAAGCTCGCACACACCCGCAAGGCGGGGTTCCAGTCTTTCGAACACCGGCTGCCCGCCGAAACGAATGAGGTCGATCTGCTCGAATTGATCGAGCAGCTCAACGCCAACCCGATGGTCAACGGCATTCTCGTCCAGCTTCCGCTGCCGCCGCACATTCGCGCGAACCGCATTCTCGATGCGATCGAACCGCTGAAGGACGTTGACGGCTTCCACCCGGTGAATGTCGGTCGGCTTTCGATCGGTACAGAGGGGCTTGTGCCCTGCACGCCACTTGGGTGCATGCTACTCCTTGAAACCGTCATCGAAGACTTCCGCGGACTGAAAGCGGTGGTCATCGGCAAGTCGAATATCGTCGGCAAACCCGTGGCCATGCTGCTGCTCGAACGAGAGTGCACGGTGACCGTCACCCATATTGCAACGCGCGGCCTTCCCGAGATTGTCCGGTCGGCGGACATCGTGGTCGCCGCGGCCGGCAGCCCCGGGCTCGTTCGCGGCGACTGGGTGAAGCCCGGCGCCGTCGTGATCGATGTCGGTATCAACCGGATCGGCACGCCCGGCATCGACTCCCGTCTCGTTGGCGACACCGCGTTCGTCGAACTCGGCCATGCCGCCGCGATCACCCCGGTGCCCGGAGGCGTAGGGCCGATGACGGTTGCCTGCCTCCTTCGGAACACGCTCATAGCCGCAAAGAAGCAGCAGCGATCGGCGCTTCCGGGAGATGGGCGACAGAAGCGCCTCGTTAGTCTGACATGA
- a CDS encoding sarcosine oxidase subunit alpha family protein encodes MPPLVQRGPRHGDASNPGNLSYDRSRACLFRRRSCPMSRTHQPFRLGSGGLINRNRPLTFRFEGRVYSGFEGDTLASALLANGIRLVGRSFKYHRPRGILGFGPEECNALIQLGVGARSAPNLRATEIRLHEGLEANAVNCWPNVRFDVGGVNNFFSRFLVAGFYYKTFMWPSWHLYEGLIRRAAGLGKVSKLADPDRYESRFAHCDVLVVGTGPAGLAAALAAARDGRRVIVAEQDHVPGGTLRWEGGAIDGLPADRWAKQKVAALEAMPNVRIFLGTAVCGYFDHDALAMVETVSADDPAAPAHLPRYRQWHVRAGRVVLATGAIERPLVFPGNDRPGVMLASAVRHYIVRYSVRPGDRAVIFTNNDEAYRTAVAFVAAGGVVAAVVDTRTEIGAAVATSIETLGIPLLRSSVVVATKGTKALRRVAIRSTDGSIRKLDCDLLAMSGGSNPNVNLFSQSGGKLRFDEELTAFRPARSVQNERSAGAADGLLTLSEALDSGHSAGVGTDADDCAGPKATLAYGPSGIRACWQVDAPGKAFVDMQHDVSAADIELAARESFRSVEHLKRYTTLGMASDQGKTSNVNALALMAHQTGQSIAETGTTRFRFPFVPVALGSFAGRAHGELLRPLRRLPINDRHVALGAIMEDYGWLRPSAYPRGNESRFEAQQREALAVRNGVGIFDGSTLGKIEVRGPDAGKLLDFIYASAMSTLKVGKVRYGLMLNELGVIIDDGVCARLGEDHFLVGASSAGADRIAAWLEEWLQCEYPDWDVVVAPVTTCWSVLTLTGPGARALLTEADTSFPTGTEEFPHMSFQLGTVAGIEARVMRVSYSGETSYEINVPTRGTGELWDILLRLGERHDLTPVGIDAWDLLRLEKGFLHPGADTDGTSTPLNVGWDHVLRRKGDFAGKRSLMLEHHQDPGRLQLVGLQAEGRNVLPIGAHLVRGSGTDRISDGFVTSSAFSPIFNRGVAMAMVHGGSNRIGETVALDHDRRRFSATIVKPTLYDPEGTRFNG; translated from the coding sequence ATGCCGCCGCTGGTTCAACGTGGCCCGCGACACGGTGACGCATCGAATCCGGGCAACCTATCATATGACCGAAGCCGCGCCTGCCTTTTCCGCAGACGGAGTTGCCCCATGAGCCGGACTCACCAGCCTTTTCGCCTGGGCTCTGGCGGGCTCATCAACCGCAACCGGCCGCTCACCTTCCGGTTCGAAGGCCGCGTCTATTCAGGCTTTGAGGGAGACACGCTGGCCTCCGCCCTTCTTGCGAACGGAATCCGGCTGGTGGGGCGCTCGTTCAAATATCATCGCCCGCGGGGCATTTTGGGCTTCGGGCCCGAAGAGTGCAATGCCCTGATCCAACTCGGCGTCGGCGCGCGCAGCGCACCAAACCTGCGCGCGACCGAGATCCGCCTTCACGAGGGTCTCGAAGCCAATGCGGTAAACTGTTGGCCAAACGTCCGTTTCGACGTCGGCGGCGTGAACAACTTCTTCTCGCGCTTTCTGGTGGCTGGTTTTTACTACAAGACCTTCATGTGGCCGAGCTGGCACCTGTATGAGGGCCTGATCCGACGCGCAGCGGGCCTCGGCAAGGTGTCGAAGCTGGCAGACCCCGACCGTTATGAAAGCCGCTTCGCTCACTGCGATGTCCTCGTCGTCGGAACCGGCCCGGCCGGCCTCGCGGCGGCGCTCGCGGCCGCCAGGGACGGCAGACGCGTCATCGTCGCCGAACAGGATCATGTACCCGGCGGCACGCTGCGCTGGGAAGGCGGCGCGATAGACGGATTGCCGGCCGATCGCTGGGCAAAGCAAAAGGTGGCGGCGCTGGAAGCCATGCCCAATGTCCGCATCTTCCTCGGCACCGCCGTTTGCGGCTATTTCGATCATGATGCGCTGGCGATGGTCGAGACGGTGTCGGCCGACGATCCGGCAGCGCCCGCGCATTTGCCGCGCTACCGGCAATGGCACGTCCGCGCTGGCCGGGTGGTCCTCGCAACCGGGGCCATCGAGCGCCCACTGGTCTTCCCCGGTAACGACCGGCCCGGTGTCATGTTGGCCAGTGCGGTGCGCCACTATATCGTTCGCTACAGCGTGCGGCCTGGCGATCGCGCTGTAATCTTCACCAACAATGATGAAGCTTACCGGACGGCGGTCGCCTTCGTCGCCGCCGGCGGCGTCGTGGCAGCGGTCGTCGATACTCGAACGGAGATAGGCGCCGCAGTCGCGACATCGATCGAGACCCTCGGCATCCCGCTGCTACGCAGCAGTGTAGTTGTTGCAACAAAAGGAACGAAGGCCCTTCGCCGGGTGGCGATCCGCAGCACGGACGGCTCCATCCGGAAGCTCGACTGCGATTTGCTGGCAATGTCCGGCGGAAGCAATCCCAACGTCAATCTCTTCTCGCAGTCGGGTGGAAAGCTGCGGTTCGACGAAGAACTGACCGCCTTTCGTCCTGCCCGCTCGGTGCAGAACGAACGGTCAGCGGGCGCCGCGGACGGTCTCCTCACCCTCAGCGAAGCGCTCGACAGCGGGCATTCCGCCGGGGTTGGCACGGATGCAGACGATTGTGCCGGGCCCAAGGCTACCTTGGCGTATGGACCATCCGGCATCCGCGCCTGCTGGCAGGTCGATGCGCCGGGCAAGGCTTTCGTCGATATGCAGCATGACGTCAGCGCGGCGGACATCGAGCTTGCGGCGCGCGAAAGCTTTCGCTCGGTTGAGCACCTTAAGCGCTACACGACGCTGGGCATGGCATCAGACCAGGGGAAGACATCGAACGTCAACGCGCTCGCCCTCATGGCGCACCAGACGGGCCAGAGCATTGCCGAGACCGGAACAACGCGCTTCCGTTTTCCATTTGTACCGGTCGCCCTCGGTTCCTTTGCAGGCCGTGCCCATGGCGAGCTTCTCCGGCCGCTCCGTCGCCTTCCAATCAATGATCGGCACGTGGCTTTGGGTGCCATCATGGAAGATTATGGCTGGCTCCGGCCGTCGGCTTACCCGCGCGGCAACGAGAGCCGTTTCGAGGCGCAACAGCGCGAAGCACTCGCCGTGCGCAACGGAGTCGGCATCTTCGACGGATCGACGCTCGGCAAGATCGAGGTGCGCGGTCCCGATGCCGGCAAGCTCCTCGACTTCATCTATGCGAGTGCGATGTCGACCCTGAAGGTCGGGAAGGTCCGCTACGGGCTGATGCTCAACGAACTCGGCGTCATCATCGACGACGGAGTCTGCGCGCGACTTGGCGAGGACCATTTCCTCGTCGGCGCCTCAAGCGCCGGCGCGGATCGAATCGCCGCCTGGCTGGAGGAGTGGCTCCAGTGTGAATATCCCGATTGGGACGTTGTGGTCGCGCCGGTCACCACCTGCTGGTCGGTGCTGACTCTGACAGGCCCCGGAGCCCGCGCGCTCCTCACCGAAGCTGACACGAGCTTCCCGACCGGGACCGAGGAATTTCCTCATATGAGCTTTCAGCTTGGTACGGTCGCGGGGATTGAGGCGCGGGTCATGCGGGTGAGCTACTCGGGCGAGACCTCCTATGAAATCAACGTCCCGACTCGCGGCACGGGCGAACTTTGGGACATCCTCCTGCGCCTTGGCGAGCGCCACGATCTGACACCGGTCGGCATCGATGCCTGGGATTTGCTCCGCCTCGAAAAGGGCTTCCTCCACCCAGGCGCCGATACCGACGGGACGAGCACGCCGCTTAACGTCGGATGGGATCATGTCTTGCGGCGCAAGGGCGACTTCGCAGGCAAGCGATCACTGATGCTTGAACATCATCAAGACCCCGGGCGGCTCCAACTCGTCGGCCTGCAGGCCGAAGGCCGCAATGTCCTCCCGATCGGCGCACATCTGGTGCGTGGCAGCGGTACCGATCGTATCAGCGACGGGTTCGTGACGTCGAGCGCGTTCAGCCCGATCTTTAACCGCGGCGTCGCCATGGCGATGGTCCATGGCGGGTCGAACCGGATCGGCGAGACGGTCGCGCTCGACCATGATCGGCGGCGCTTCTCCGCGACAATTGTCAAACCGACGCTCTACGATCCCGAAGGAACGCGGTTCAATGGCTGA
- a CDS encoding sarcosine oxidase subunit delta: protein MLQISCPWCGPRDELEFRCGGQSHIIRPDPPEAIDDVSWGKYLSEKINPRGEHLERWQHNAGCRRWFNVARDTVTHRIRATYHMTEAAPAFSADGVAP from the coding sequence ATGCTGCAAATTTCCTGTCCCTGGTGCGGTCCCCGCGACGAGCTCGAGTTTCGGTGCGGCGGCCAGAGCCATATCATCCGTCCGGATCCGCCTGAGGCAATCGACGACGTCTCCTGGGGCAAATATCTGAGTGAGAAGATCAACCCGCGCGGCGAGCACCTCGAACGATGGCAGCACAACGCAGGATGCCGCCGCTGGTTCAACGTGGCCCGCGACACGGTGACGCATCGAATCCGGGCAACCTATCATATGACCGAAGCCGCGCCTGCCTTTTCCGCAGACGGAGTTGCCCCATGA
- a CDS encoding TonB-dependent receptor, which translates to MHMNAILLAGFISLLPQAAMAQATAQADPVDEAPSEDDGAASDGDIVVTARKRSERLIEVPATINVFSSKELVASGNFTISDLSTKLPNFFIAAPRATRISVTMRGLGVPGVGLYIDGVYQPSDVTFAIPLFDLERVEVLKGPQGTLYGRNAYSGAISYVTRAPTNEFEGEINAEAGNAGTVRGSATVAGPIVKDLITARFSGSVQRRSGFRNFSDGSNADRDNYEALSGRVMIKPASNLTVDLKYTYVNKLGPSFLYHQVADINDKHGRLLLTPVFGPATGVLAGSRPQSRLRSNSYSGKITFSAAAFDLISTTAYNTLHFSDTYDVDLNTPDTFVARGTGALRDFSEEVRLQSTGNGPFKWLVGGYYNRGANGDCSDCGGLFGGTALGSRSIAQAVPPVFYNALAAFTDLEYKIGDHLVIGAGARYDDLKQELRPATGLSLKGRFHGFQPKVTARYLFNPDAQIYASITKGFTQGGFNSSLVGTGSPLATYPNQRLWQYETGVKTNFDDRRGSVSVALFYIDAQSFNAAATVPTPIGPRVIQVSVGKLKSYGVEVDASYRVTPELVVDLSGGYNRVHPTVLSPTIAPGVGNVGEQFQRAPKWSYRFATTYTRPLSGDVSFEFNGAVNGVGPTHFCGEAQVFGPCPTRNAYTLVDASASIVWSRYRISLFAKNLLDTTYATDFLAKTALAQFGAPSAGSVYGDPRYWGVRASAKF; encoded by the coding sequence ATGCACATGAACGCGATACTTTTGGCAGGGTTCATTTCCCTGCTGCCGCAAGCTGCGATGGCTCAGGCTACGGCGCAAGCCGACCCGGTCGACGAGGCTCCGTCCGAGGACGATGGCGCAGCTTCCGACGGCGACATCGTGGTGACGGCGCGCAAGCGTTCCGAGCGCCTGATCGAGGTCCCGGCGACGATCAATGTTTTCTCGTCGAAGGAGTTGGTGGCCTCCGGCAATTTCACCATCAGCGATCTATCGACCAAATTGCCAAACTTCTTCATTGCGGCTCCGCGTGCCACACGGATTTCGGTTACGATGCGCGGGCTTGGCGTGCCCGGTGTCGGGCTCTACATCGACGGCGTCTATCAGCCTTCGGACGTGACTTTTGCCATTCCCCTGTTCGATCTTGAGCGCGTTGAGGTGCTCAAGGGCCCCCAGGGGACGCTCTACGGGCGCAACGCCTATTCGGGTGCGATCAGCTACGTCACCCGTGCGCCGACGAACGAGTTCGAAGGCGAGATCAACGCCGAAGCGGGCAATGCCGGAACCGTGCGCGGTTCGGCGACCGTTGCCGGTCCGATCGTCAAGGATCTGATCACGGCACGTTTTTCGGGGTCGGTTCAGCGGCGCTCGGGCTTCCGCAATTTCAGCGATGGCAGCAACGCGGATCGGGACAATTATGAGGCCCTGAGCGGTCGCGTGATGATTAAGCCGGCAAGCAACCTGACGGTCGATCTTAAATACACCTATGTGAACAAGCTCGGGCCGTCCTTTCTCTACCATCAGGTTGCGGACATCAACGACAAGCACGGCCGTCTGCTGCTGACGCCGGTCTTCGGCCCCGCGACCGGCGTCCTTGCCGGCAGCCGTCCCCAAAGCCGACTGCGCAGTAACAGCTATTCTGGTAAAATTACTTTCTCAGCAGCCGCGTTCGATCTGATCAGCACCACGGCCTATAATACGCTGCACTTTAGCGACACATACGACGTCGACCTGAACACGCCGGACACGTTCGTCGCGCGGGGGACGGGTGCGCTGCGGGATTTCAGCGAAGAGGTGCGGCTGCAATCGACCGGGAATGGCCCATTCAAGTGGCTTGTCGGCGGATATTACAACCGCGGTGCCAATGGGGATTGCTCTGACTGCGGCGGTCTCTTTGGAGGCACTGCGCTCGGGAGCCGATCGATCGCTCAAGCGGTACCGCCGGTCTTCTACAACGCATTGGCCGCCTTCACCGACCTGGAATACAAGATCGGCGATCATCTCGTGATCGGGGCGGGCGCGCGCTACGATGATCTCAAGCAGGAGCTCAGGCCGGCAACCGGGCTATCATTGAAGGGCCGATTCCACGGCTTCCAGCCCAAGGTGACGGCTCGCTACCTGTTCAATCCGGACGCCCAGATCTATGCCTCGATCACAAAGGGTTTCACCCAGGGCGGTTTCAACTCCTCGCTGGTCGGCACCGGCAGCCCGCTCGCGACCTATCCGAACCAGCGACTTTGGCAATATGAGACAGGCGTCAAGACCAATTTCGACGATCGCCGTGGCAGTGTTTCCGTTGCCTTGTTCTACATCGACGCACAGTCGTTCAACGCGGCGGCGACCGTTCCCACGCCAATCGGGCCGCGCGTCATTCAAGTGTCGGTCGGCAAACTCAAATCCTATGGCGTTGAAGTCGACGCTTCATATCGCGTCACTCCCGAGCTGGTGGTTGACTTGAGCGGCGGTTACAATCGCGTCCATCCGACCGTCCTCTCGCCGACCATCGCGCCGGGTGTCGGCAATGTCGGCGAGCAGTTCCAGCGCGCGCCGAAATGGAGCTATCGTTTCGCGACGACCTACACCCGGCCACTGTCGGGCGACGTGTCGTTCGAGTTCAACGGGGCGGTCAACGGCGTCGGGCCAACGCATTTCTGCGGCGAGGCGCAGGTGTTCGGCCCGTGTCCGACGCGCAATGCCTATACGCTCGTGGACGCAAGCGCCTCGATTGTCTGGTCGCGCTATCGAATCTCGCTGTTTGCGAAAAACCTGCTCGATACGACCTACGCGACAGACTTCTTGGCGAAGACGGCCTTGGCCCAGTTCGGAGCCCCGTCAGCGGGCTCGGTGTATGGCGATCCACGTTACTGGGGTGTCCGGGCCAGCGCGAAGTTCTGA